A single Osmerus mordax isolate fOsmMor3 chromosome 9, fOsmMor3.pri, whole genome shotgun sequence DNA region contains:
- the opn6b gene encoding opsin 6, group member b: MDNNGTLYRNNISVYQVSDEGETAIGVYLIFLGWLSWIGNGIVILMMTKQRHYLEPSDLLTYNLAVSDAGIAMFGYSRGILEVFNLLNDDGQLIRTIWTCQVDGFLILLFGLISINTLTAIGIFRYIKGCQPQYVQHVTKPNVAMVIGSVWLSALFWSGAPLVGWGSYTSRKYGTCEIDWVQAQYSEPYRLYVLLIFIFNFFIPVTTIVFSYVSIIRTVNSAHKSSKGGEISERQRQMERSITRVSLLIAAAFLLAWSPYAVISMWSALGYDVPPLTSILASLFAKSASFYNPIIYLGMSAKFRENLMALVHWPSSCPACLGWSTFSQTPKPLLPRPLRPDEVQVNVDVAAMKGEEGDGDTNMDSGVGLGGHNEGSDGGLREARVEDRGEEAPMLRNHSSSLGRPARGFLRRLSNSGRL; this comes from the exons GTTGGTTGTCGTGGATCGGTAACGGAATAGTGATCCTGATGATGACCAAGCAGAGACACTACCTGGAGCCGTCCGACCTGCTGACCTACAACCTGGCCGTGTCTGATGCCGGCATAGCCATGTTCGGCTACTCCCGAGGCATCTTGGAGGTCTTCAACTTGCTCAACGACGACGGGCAGCTGATCAGGACTATCTGGACCTGCCAG gtggaCGGCTTCCTGATCTTACTCTTTGGGCTGATCAGCATAAACACTCTGACTGCCATCGGCATCTTCCGCTACATCAAAGGCTGCCAGCCACAGTATG TTCAGCACGTAACTAAACCTAACGTCGCCATGGTGATCGGTTCAGTGTGGCTGTCCGCTCTGTTCTGGTCCGGAGCGCCTCTAGTGGGCTGGGGGAGTTACACAT CTCGTAAGTACGGGACGTGTGAGATCGACTGGGTCCAGGCCCAGTACTCAGAGCCATACAGACTCTAcgtcctcctcatcttcatattcaacttcttcatccCCGTCACCACCATCGTCTTCTCCTACGTGTCAATCATCCGCACCGTAAACTCTGCCCACAAGTCCAGCAAAGGGGGTGAGATCagcgagaggcagaggcagatggAGCGCAGCATCACACgg gtGTCCCTCCTCATAGCGGCTGCCTTCCTCCTGGCCTGGTCTCCCTACGCCGTCATCTCCATGTGGTCGGCCCTGGGCTACGATGTTCCCCCCCTCACCAGCATCCTGGCCAGTCTGTTCGCCAAGTCAGCCAGCTTCTATAACCCCATCATCTACCTGGGCATGAGCGCCAAGTTCAGGGAGAATCTGATGGCCCTGGTCCACTGGCCCTCGTCCTGTCCAGCCTGCCTTGGATGGTCAACCTTCTCCCAGACCCCCAAGCCCCTCCTGCCTCGCCCACTACGCCCAGACGAGGTGCAGGTGAACGTGGACGTGGCAGccatgaagggagaggagggtgacggGGACACTAACATGGACtcgggggtggggctggggggtcaCAACGAGGGCAGCGATGGAGGGTTGAGGGAGgcgagggtggaggacaggggggaggaagcGCCCATGTTGAGGAACCACAGCAGTTCTCTCGGACGTCCTGCTCGGGGGTTTCTGAGGAGGTTAAGCAACTCAGGCCGTCTGTGA